TTATTGGACCCAATATTTGATCGTCTGTTCCAACACACTAACGAATTTACTATCGAATTGAAGCCATGTTCATATGTTCTTTCTTTGTGGAATTTATTAATCTTTCATGTTTATGCTTTAGATAATCGAATATCCATTGATTGTGCTCTCGCAATTTAACTTAATTATTGCAGATAAATGATCTCAAGCACTGCCCTTTTGCTGAGGTACATTACATGTATCTATGGTTTCTTGCGTTTAGATTAGTTTCAACTGGTAGATTAATTACCTTGGAATTCTTTTGAGTAAAAATGCTTTGCATTTATATAGATATGTTGGTACTTCACGGAATCATGGGAGCAATTCCGGATTAGTGGAGTGGTGGATGTCATAGATGGAACTACTCCTGATCCACTCAAACTTGAGGTGAACtctataattaaaatgctaTTTGCAGAAAAGGTATATAGTTGGATTGTGCTTTTGAAAAACAAGAGAGTTGATGTGTATATGTGAAATGGTAATGCAGCAAAGAGAGAAATCATGGTTTGCATCTTCCCTTAGATCAAGAGTGCAGTATGTTGGGGCCTCTCCAGGACTACCTGCCATTGCAAGTGAACAATCATCCCAGCCTCCCTCTTTGGATCCTTCCATTGGACCAGTTGCTGCATTTTGCCTGCTCCTATTTGACCCCCATCAGGTTCACACACATTCTTATCTTGATTGAACAACTTGATCCTAAATCTCCACCAAATCTGCTGGTGCTTTGTCATATGCTTTTTGAATGATTTGGAATACGTCTCTCCTCTACAGGTTGACTATCTAAATTTGAAAAGCAATGAGAGGTTGGTGTTCACGTCAATAGCCAGCGACAACGGACAGAAGCTCTGGACTTCACAGAAAGTGAATCCTTAGCCCTTCTTCCCTTCATACATAATTGTAAGGATTAATTACTTTGATATTGTAATAAATTAGTGGGAAGCAGCTTCAGTTCCCATGTAGATATTTTGTACTGTCATTCTTATTAGAAAGGTTTCGTGTTGAAATGCAATTTGATACTTCACTTCAGTCTTTGTCCAAAGTAGAAGGAACTTTATAATTGTAAGGAACTTTGTCCAAAATAGATACGTGGATGCTACGATTATTGTACAGGAACAAAGGTAGTGTTGGGACGGATTCAAGGGGTGCGGAGGAAGGGAGCTTTATTGGCATCCGCTGCAGCCAAAGCAACCATGAGAAGACAATCTTTATCGCAGGAGCACCCCTGTAGCAAAGTAAAGAACGCCGTGGCGACATTGGTCTCCCCATTTGAGGACTCTATCTCTGATCTTGGATTCGGGTAAGGAATTAAATACGTGAAATTCTCCCTTTGTCTTGAGTCTCAGttgagtttgtattttataaatataaaggGAAATTGGTGGGTAAAAGTAATAGAATGTTGATCCCATTTATATaagtactattaattttatattaaaatgctTAAACGGGGACATCTAATTGCGGACGGATGGTGGGAGTAGGCACTACAGGGGAAATTTGAGGTGATGAAAATGGGAGAGACTGCAGAGGTTGAGAGTTCCAAAATACTACGGTGGTGGGATTTGGGAATATGTCCACAAGGCACGGCCGATATCCTACTTCACTTTTACTCCGCACTcacaccaaaataaaataattcatcaTCACTTATTAAAATTGGCCatgattataatattattttattttgttgtgagtaGGAGTGGAGTAAGAGGAGTGGAGTAGGAGATCCTCTCCGAGGGATAGGTCATTGATTACCGACGATCAAAGCTAATTACGTCATCAACTAAAGTAAAATATAAAGTAGGCCCCGCTTTAGCTTTAAGCTTTTAATCACAGATTCTTATCCCTGTATGAAGCTTAGGGTGCGTTTGTAATCGTTCTAAGTTTTGGAACTTCAACAATTTTGGAACAATAATTTCTAGAGAGAGTTTTGAATTCTCCTCTGGCTTTCATCTATATGCTATTTTCCCCTTCTTGCGGTTTTGTTCAACAATTTTGGATCAATAATTTCTTGAGAGTTTTGAAATTTCTTCTGGTTTTCATCTGATCTTTGGCCTTTATAGCTTTTTTATCCAACCAATACTCAAATTTtgaatatactagtattttgttAAGATCTGAAGATCAGATCCATTAGTCTGAGTGTAGGGAATTGTAATCTCATCTACAGAATTAAGATATGCAATCAATCGATATTTTGAGTATACCTAAAAATAAATCTCTGTATTTTGGATTTGTTGACTATCAATTTCCATTATAACTTTTTTTATAGATTTATATGTGAATTTTTAAAGGTCGTCCTATAACAACTTTGGAAATCGAGAATGTTCAACATATCCCCGGCTGTTGTTGGAGGCAAGTCACATGATTTCCAAGTGACGTATTTAGATGCCACATTCGAGCATGAAGTGAGGATTTACaagaatattttaatttaaattttccgTGTGAAATTTGATTACGATGGTGAGAATGAAGGAGGCGACGTTTGAGGAAATGATGAAAAATGGCAACGTCGGAGTCAAAACACGACCACAATATCCAAGCCGATGATCACAAGAGGCACTGAAATCTTGTCCGCAAACTAGTTGTAAATCAGCAACTCAAGAGCTGACCACCTTACACGTTGCACATCGTTTTTGGAGGTCTGCCTCTGCCCCCACACTTCGATTTATGCTACGGAGTGAACAAAACCTATGTGCCAAATTGGCAATTCATAGTGAAAAAGTAATGTAGTCATACCCATAGAAATTTGACCTAACTCTAAGAGAAATTGCTATCAAATCACAGAAGGATAATCGTTGAAAATTAGAatctacaaaaaaaatttaatattaaaatctcACCCTTATAATCAATTCCTAAATAATATTCCTAGGATTCTTGACAATCATAACATTTTGGCTAGATGTAAGTAGTTGATGAGATTAAAGATAATACTGTATTTTGTCTGAATACAATCTAGCAATAGTTATCCTTTTCCGCATAAATGCGGAAATAGTAGTTGGAAATAATAGAAGAAGGGGTGATGGATGAGTCACGTAAAATGGACCACCACCAAACGAATAGATTAATTCCATTTTCACAATAGAGCCTTCTTCAAATATTATGTCACTTTCACTACCAAGAAGGTTATGCTGTATTTATCGCTATCCCCAGAATAAATATCAATCTTAAATAACTCCAAAATAAATCCctatacaattttattttcaacGTTATTATTATGCATTCTTCCATCCATCCACCCACTTCCGGTTTGCGTACAAATTAATAATTACTAGtttctatatttttaataatattgtaAAAATATCTCATGCTTTTGCATTGAAGGAAATGTTATTTGTAGCCGGCAGAATAATATGGGAGAAGCAtattaatacaaaaaaaaaatcacaacttGGTGCGAAGTTTTGGACGTGGCTTTATTAAACCGACAGCAGTAAAATAACTGAAGAAAGTAAATCCAACTCACCTCCCCCACTCTGTGTGTCGGACATAAAGGATGAGGAATTTCGGTAACGTGTAGAGATCGACACATTAAGATTCATTCGGATCCACATCCATATCCGTTTTTATCGCAGGGAATCCTACGAGGTTTGCTTCTGTTTCTGTGTATCCAACCTCATGAACCTGCGGATATTTTTGATGGACAGTTAATTTCGCGCCAGTTGAGTTTATTGCTCGCAATTATAGCCTATGCGTGTATTTATAGATTTCATACTCTGTTGCTTAATTCTTTCTTCTCCTTTTCTGTTTCCCTCTCTTGGGCTAATTTATTCTAGTATGCTGCTTGCTTGCTGCATCTTTGTGGGTTTTTATGATCAATTAATTGTGCGCTTCTGAAGGAAGACTTTGATTTGGGATGGTTACTACTGACTACATTCGATTTACAaatgatgtagacacatttaaCTGATGAATCtttgtttttttcctttttctagcTCAACGTTGACGAAAGCATCGAAACCTGTTATTGATTTTTTGTCAAATTCCAAGTGACAAAGTCTCTTTCTCTTCAAGTTTACTTTTTTGTACGATTGGAATGAATTCTGAGAACTGAGCATCGCATTTGTTAGATATTGTCGTGGAAGTTACTGATTCATGTTTCGTACTTCATATGCAACAAAATTCCTCTAGATCTGACAGTTATGTGCTTGATCGGTTAGTTAAATATCTCAACATTAGATAACTGTGTTGGTATATAAAATATCTGAGCTTTTGGTGGTTGAGTTACTTGAAAGTTGATGTGTGTTAGCACCCATAAATTGTTTCTCTGCTGGAACCAACCAGAGTTGGTTTTGTGTCCGTTTTCGACCTAGCCTTTTAGTTGTCGATTTTACTAGTATGTAGTTATAATGGTACTCTTTACTAAACGTTTGAACGATGTCTCTTACATGCTTCTCAGATAGATCTTCCGACAGATGTAGAGAGATATTGTGATGAATGGATGAGTAATGGCGCTAGCCGAAGCTAGGGCGGCTTGGCAGAGAACTGCCAACAGATGCTTGGTCCAAGAAGATGCAAAAAGGGCTCCCAAATTGGCTTGCTGCTCATCAGTGCCGCCTTCTGCTAAACACACTGAGACAGGGCCGCCAAATGCCGCTGGTGGCCAAGATATTCCTAACTCGAACCCCTTGCCGTTTCATCGCACTCCTTCGTATTCTAATTTATCCCCCAATACAAAATGGTGGTTGCAAACACAACCAAATTATGGGTGTCAGAGGGGCTTAACCGATGAAAAGCTTAGTTGCCAGAAAGGTAGTATTGATGATTGCCGAATCCATGAAAGCTCGGGAGACATGTCAAGAGGCGACGATGATTATGAGGTTGTTGATCAGTGCAAAACCATTGTTACATGTGACAAgaaaggcatcaaagttgagGAGGAGAAGTTAAGGTCAATCTATCATCAGAAATGGCAAGATCCTATGAGGATTGAATTTGAAGAGGATATGGAAGAGCTAAGAGACATGTTTATTGTCAGCAGTGAAGGTTCCAAAAGTTCTGGTGACCACTATTTTGATACGGAATCGTCTTGGACTAGGACtcagaaaaatattatgtggtgGCGAACTGCCGATACCGAGGAATTGGCATTCTTGGTCTCACAGAAATCCCTCGACCTTAT
This sequence is a window from Salvia splendens isolate huo1 chromosome 14, SspV2, whole genome shotgun sequence. Protein-coding genes within it:
- the LOC121765268 gene encoding pyridoxine/pyridoxamine 5'-phosphate oxidase 2, with the protein product MGSSSAPWKQLLLSSIEANSHLKHHSYFQLATVSSNNRPSNRTVVFRGFQDDGDKIMINTDTRTRKINDLKHCPFAEICWYFTESWEQFRISGVVDVIDGTTPDPLKLEQREKSWFASSLRSRVQYVGASPGLPAIASEQSSQPPSLDPSIGPVAAFCLLLFDPHQVDYLNLKSNERLVFTSIASDNGQKLWTSQKVNP